From a single Bacillus pseudomycoides DSM 12442 genomic region:
- a CDS encoding nucleotidyltransferase domain-containing protein: protein MKAIDAAQKIIESQFPHCDVALLGGSIARGEATKTSDLDIVIFDESLSNCYRESFFSNGWPVEVFVHTFETYKEYFRSDCKRGRPSLPQLVSEGIILKGEEGIVTSLKLEARQLLDKGPEKWTEELIRQKRYFITDVLDDFIGATKREEELFIANLLADLVHEYVLRVNEQWVGNSKWFIRVLRKYDELFAEQFVEAFDHFYKTGEKKKLIAFVENTLENYGGRLFEGFSIGK from the coding sequence GACGTCGCTTTATTAGGAGGAAGTATTGCAAGGGGAGAAGCAACCAAAACATCTGACCTTGATATTGTAATATTTGATGAAAGTCTATCTAATTGTTATCGTGAATCTTTTTTTAGCAATGGTTGGCCAGTTGAAGTGTTTGTACATACTTTTGAAACATATAAAGAATATTTTAGGAGTGACTGCAAGCGTGGGAGACCTAGTTTACCACAATTAGTTTCGGAAGGGATTATTTTAAAAGGGGAGGAAGGAATTGTAACTAGCTTAAAACTGGAAGCACGGCAATTATTAGATAAAGGTCCTGAAAAGTGGACAGAAGAACTTATCAGACAGAAGCGTTACTTTATTACCGATGTGCTAGATGATTTTATTGGTGCGACAAAGAGGGAAGAAGAATTGTTTATTGCTAATCTTCTGGCAGACTTAGTTCATGAATATGTCCTTAGAGTAAATGAACAATGGGTTGGAAATTCTAAATGGTTTATTAGGGTGTTAAGAAAATATGATGAATTATTTGCAGAGCAATTTGTTGAAGCTTTTGATCATTTTTATAAAACTGGAGAGAAGAAGAAACTTATTGCTTTTGTAGAGAACACTTTAGAAAACTATGGAGGCAGGTTGTTTGAAGGTTTTTCTATAGGGAAATAA